A window of the Brachyhypopomus gauderio isolate BG-103 chromosome 14, BGAUD_0.2, whole genome shotgun sequence genome harbors these coding sequences:
- the ubtfl gene encoding upstream binding transcription factor, like isoform X4 produces the protein MNGSSAVSGTQAGRIKMESDVDAWNKEACLMLLERIRSILPDGDTMKYKTTESHFDWEKVGFGNFTGDMCKQKWQKVSTEVRKYRTMTELIVDAIEYVKNPYKGKKLKTHPEFPKKPLTPYFRFFMEKRAKYAKIHPEMSNLDLTKILSKKYKELPEKKKLKYIQEFQREKESFEKNMARFREDHPELIEERKKSDLPEKPKTPQQLWYNHEKKTFMKIHPDVSQKELKEALRRQWSQLSDKKRLKWISKALELQKHYEDSMRAYHEAHPDSNSDEHIKSVLTKAERQLKDKFDGRPTKPPPNGYSLYCAELMVNMKDVPSTERMVLCSKQWKMMTQKEKDMFQKRCEQKKKQYEIDLQRFLETLPEEERDRVLTEEKLGGTKLGVAIAGSPLQAKSPSSKDRCRDQELDQWVHGLPKDKRDVKKKARLPETPKTAEEMWQQSVIGDYLAKYRSDRKKAQNAMEATWKAMEKKEKIPWIKKAAEDQKRYEVQYRTVRELLEMKTLPSAQGQRKPKFDGEPKKPPVSGYQMFSQELLTSGELNHFSLKERMVEIGKRWHKLTQSQKDRYKKQVEEQQMDYKAELEAWVKSLSPQERAIYKEFSSTKRRSTTKARGPGTKVRVTKGKADTSDSDEDDDKTDSSDSEDEEESSGSTDTDDDDDDDDENDDDEDDEDDDQSDGSSSSSSEDSSDSDSD, from the exons ATGAATGGCAGCAGTGCTGTGTCTGGTACCCAAGCTGGGCGCATCAAAATGGAGTCTG ATGTGGATGCGTGGAATAAGGAGGCATGTCTGATGCTACTGGAGAGGATCAGGAGTATTTTGCCGGATGGCGACACTATGAAGTACAAGACCACGGAGTCTCATTTTGACTGGGAGAAAGTTGGTTTTGGAAATTTCACTGGGGACATGTGTAAGCAGAAATGGCAGAAGGTTTCTACAGAG GTGCGGAAATACAGAACAATGACGGAACTTATCGTTGATGCAATAGAATATGTGAAAAACCCTTACAAAGGAAAGAAACTGAAg ACACATCCAGAATTTCCGAAGAAGCCCCTCACACCCTACTTTCGCTTTTTCATGGAGAAGAGAGCGAAGTATGCAAAGATCCACCCAGAGATGAGCAACCTGGATCTCACCAAGATTCTGTCCAAGAAATACAAAGAACTCCCTGAAAAGAAAAAG CTAAAATACATTCAGGAATTCCAGAGGGAGAAGGAGTCATTTGAGAAGAACATGGCTCGGTTCAG AGAGGACCATCCTGAGTTGATAGAAGAGCGCAAAAAGTCGGACCTCCCAGAGAAACCCAAAACCCCTCAGCAGTTATGGTACAACCATGAGAAGAAGACTTTTATGAAGATTCACCCAGAT GTGAGTCAGAAGGAGCTAAAGGAAGCTTTGCGTCGACAGTGGTCTCAGCTTTCAGACAAGAAACGGCTAAAATGGATCAGCAAAGCCCTGGAGCTGCAGAAACACTACGAG GACAGCATGAGGGCGTACCACGAAGCTCACCCAGACTCAAACTCCGATGAGCACATCAAGTCTGTCCTGACCAAAGCTGAGCGGCAGCTTAAGGACAAGTTTGATGGCCGGCCTACCAAGCCCCCGCC GAACGGATACTCCCTCTACTGCGCTGAGCTTATGGTGAACATGAAGGACGTTCCCAGTACAGAGAGGATGGTGCTGTGCAGCAAGCAGTGGAAGATGATGACCCAGAAGGAGAAGGACATGTTCCAGAAACGCTGCGAGCAG AAAAAGAAGCAGTATGAGATCGATCTCCAAAGGTTTCTTGAG ACCCTGCCAGAAGAGGAGCGGGACCGGGTCCTGACGGAGGAGAAGCTCGGAGGCACCAAGCTGGGCGTAGCAATAGCAGGCAGCCCTCTTCAGGCCAAGTCCCCTTCAAGCAAG GACCGCTGCCGTGACCAGGAGCTGGACCAGTGGGTACACGGGCTTCCCAAAGACAAACGAGATGTCAAGAAGAAGGCGCGTCTCCCTGAGACACCCAAGACTGCTGAGGAGATGTGGCAACAGAGTGTGATAGGAGACTACCTGGCCAAGTACAGG AGCGATCGGAAGAAAGCTCAAAATGCCATGGAGGCGACATGGAAAGCCatggaaaagaaagagaagaTCCCTTGGATTAAGAAGGCAGCAGAGGACCAGAAGCGATACGAGGTTCAGTACCGGACCGTG AGAGAGCTGCTGGAGATGAAGACGTTGCCTTCAGCACAGGGACAAAGGAAGCCCAAGTTTGATGGAGAGCCCAAGAAGCCTCCCGT GAGTGGCTACCAGATGTTCTCCCAGGAGCTGCTGACCAGCGGTGAGCTGAACCATTTCAGCCTGAAAGAGCGCATGGTGGAGATCGGCAAGCGCTGGCACAAGCTGACCCAGAGTCAGAAGGACCGGTACAAGAAACAGGTGGAGGAGCAGCAGATGGACTACAAGGCTGAGCTGGAAGCCTGGGTGAAG tctctctctcctcaggaaCGGGCCATTTATAAAGAGTTTTCTTCTACG AAACGACGGAGTACAACCAAAGCTCGAGGTCCAGGCACGAAGGTTCGAGTCACCAAGGGGAAGGCG GACACATCAGATTCAGATGAAGACGACGATAAGACCGACTCGTCAGACTCTGAAGATGAAGAAGAGTCCTCTGGTAGCACAGATACTGATGACGACGATGACGATGACGATGAG AACGAcgatgatgaggatgatgaagatgatgaccAATCAGACGGCTCAAGCAGTTCATCCTCAGAAGACAGCAGTGACTCTGATTCAGACTAA